One window of Candidatus Cloacimonadota bacterium genomic DNA carries:
- a CDS encoding heavy metal translocating P-type ATPase, with product MQLQIGIDGMHCASCSANVEKSLKALGGVSSAHVNLALEEAQVEYDERKVKQEAIFKSITDLGFSIRDSVYRDEDEHIRMMHMASRRMIFSWILTALVLVLMIPHMFFGGKVFGHNADAWIMFALSLTAVLFPARHVYVSAFKSLKGRAANMDVLIALGTLSSLMVSPLSLVITNISAHDFAGIAAMIISFHLTGRYLESRARGKASEAIRKLISLGAKTAILMIDDCEQEVPVHRIKTGDIFVVKPGAKVPTDGIITSGTSSLDISIATGESMPVTCTVGDAVLGATINLDGYFLARATKVGKETFLAQVIKMVSDAQHSKVPIQLLADRITAIFVPVILALSLLVFVAWIIFPGFMGSVAAILHTVLPLSLPADGIAAALMATIATLVIACPCALGLATPTALMVGSGIGANNGILIRSGEALQRMKDVDTVLLDKTGTLTHGKPELIKTDVFESDEEQVLGLAYALENSSEHPLALAIKNAAQAQNLSLKPIQNFNASPGRGVSADIGGINYYLGSLNWMREIGIESEPEPDADLAYAGNIYLATDAKLLARFYVADTIREEARSVVQSLLQKGIKPIMMSGDNLDTARAIAHKCGITDVLANVLPADKAGKVKELQAGGSVVAMVGDGINDAPALKQADIGIAMGMGTDIAIEAADITILRGDLNLIPLAHKLSVQTFAKIRQNLFWAFFYNLIAIPLAAFGVLHPVIAEIAMALSSVTVVSNANLLRRKF from the coding sequence ATGCAGTTACAAATCGGCATCGACGGTATGCATTGTGCTTCATGCAGTGCGAATGTGGAGAAGAGTTTGAAAGCTCTGGGTGGAGTAAGTTCGGCTCATGTGAACCTCGCTTTGGAAGAAGCTCAGGTGGAATATGACGAGCGCAAGGTAAAGCAGGAAGCCATTTTCAAGAGTATCACCGATCTGGGTTTCAGCATCCGGGATAGTGTGTATCGGGACGAGGATGAGCATATCCGGATGATGCACATGGCTTCACGGCGGATGATATTCAGTTGGATACTCACGGCCTTGGTGTTGGTATTGATGATACCGCATATGTTCTTTGGCGGCAAGGTCTTTGGGCACAATGCCGATGCCTGGATTATGTTTGCTTTATCCCTCACGGCAGTTCTTTTTCCCGCTCGTCACGTGTATGTCTCTGCGTTCAAATCCCTGAAGGGGCGCGCTGCAAACATGGACGTGCTCATCGCTTTGGGTACTCTCTCATCTCTAATGGTAAGTCCGTTGTCACTGGTGATCACGAACATCTCTGCACACGATTTTGCAGGTATTGCCGCCATGATCATCTCCTTCCACCTCACGGGACGATATCTGGAAAGCAGAGCCAGGGGTAAAGCCTCCGAAGCCATACGCAAACTGATCTCACTTGGTGCCAAGACGGCCATTCTGATGATTGATGATTGCGAGCAGGAAGTTCCCGTACACCGTATCAAAACCGGAGATATCTTTGTGGTGAAACCTGGAGCCAAGGTTCCTACAGACGGCATTATCACCAGCGGTACCAGTTCTTTGGATATTTCTATTGCCACCGGTGAGTCCATGCCGGTTACATGCACTGTAGGCGATGCCGTTTTGGGTGCTACGATCAATTTAGATGGATACTTCCTTGCCAGGGCTACCAAAGTAGGCAAGGAGACTTTTCTGGCTCAGGTGATTAAGATGGTGAGCGATGCTCAACACTCCAAAGTGCCTATCCAGCTTTTGGCAGACCGCATCACGGCGATCTTTGTGCCTGTGATCCTGGCGCTGTCACTGCTTGTTTTTGTTGCTTGGATCATTTTTCCTGGCTTCATGGGAAGTGTGGCAGCCATTCTGCACACAGTATTACCCCTTTCACTTCCTGCAGATGGAATTGCGGCAGCTTTGATGGCCACGATTGCTACTCTGGTGATTGCCTGTCCTTGCGCCCTGGGTCTGGCCACGCCTACCGCCTTGATGGTGGGCTCCGGCATTGGGGCAAATAACGGCATCCTGATTCGCAGCGGTGAGGCTTTGCAGCGTATGAAGGATGTGGATACGGTGCTTCTGGACAAAACTGGCACCCTCACTCACGGTAAACCCGAACTGATCAAAACAGACGTATTCGAAAGTGATGAAGAACAAGTTCTTGGCCTGGCTTATGCTCTGGAAAACTCCAGCGAACATCCTCTGGCGCTTGCCATCAAGAATGCAGCACAAGCACAAAACTTGAGTCTGAAGCCCATTCAGAATTTTAACGCCAGTCCCGGTCGTGGAGTATCTGCAGATATAGGAGGCATAAATTACTATCTGGGCAGTCTCAATTGGATGCGGGAAATCGGTATCGAGAGTGAACCGGAGCCGGATGCTGATCTCGCTTATGCCGGCAACATCTATCTGGCAACCGATGCCAAGCTATTGGCTCGCTTTTATGTGGCAGACACCATTCGGGAGGAAGCACGCAGTGTGGTACAAAGCCTTTTGCAGAAAGGGATAAAGCCGATTATGATGAGCGGCGACAACCTGGATACAGCCCGGGCGATAGCGCATAAATGCGGCATTACAGATGTGCTGGCCAATGTTTTGCCTGCTGATAAAGCAGGGAAGGTGAAAGAACTGCAGGCCGGTGGCAGCGTAGTGGCAATGGTAGGAGACGGTATCAACGACGCTCCGGCTCTGAAGCAAGCAGACATCGGGATCGCCATGGGCATGGGTACCGATATTGCCATCGAAGCGGCGGATATCACGATCTTACGAGGAGATCTAAACCTCATACCTTTGGCGCACAAGCTTTCAGTGCAGACCTTTGCCAAGATCCGTCAAAACCTGTTTTGGGCGTTTTTCTACAATCTGATAGCCATTCCATTGGCGGCTTTCGGGGTATTGCATCCAGTAATCGCGGAGATTGCAATGGCGCTCAGCTCGGTAACGGTGGTATCCAATGCCAACCTTTTGCGGAGAAAGTTCTAA
- a CDS encoding PLP-dependent aminotransferase family protein, producing MITNLNNALSTNIKGMKRSAIRELLKYLGTPGLISFSGGFPSPLTFPVEELKQIMNEVMDKEAAMALQYGATEGDMLLRTLLANRYKSQGVDVSVDNLIITTASQQALDLIAKMFIDRGDYVIVGLPSYLGGLSAFNSYGAKMIGIPMDDEGEDPAILEAELKKLQAMDKKPKFIYLIPDFQNPAGVTMTERRRKEIIALAHKYDVLILEDSPYRELRYEGETQKTMYELDGTGHVIMLGTFSKIFCPGFRIGWVVGHADVLDKIVVGKQATDLCTPPFTQRIAARYIEKGLLDPKIEDIRKMYSVKQKGFLAALKQYMPEEITWTKPEGGLFMMAYAPKHLDTNALLLDCIKEANVAYVAGTSFFCDGGGNNTMRLNFSYETLEKNEEGAKRLGDFFKKVLAKK from the coding sequence ATGATCACCAACTTGAACAATGCATTATCCACGAACATCAAAGGGATGAAGCGTTCGGCTATCCGCGAGCTTCTGAAGTATCTCGGCACCCCCGGATTGATCTCTTTCAGCGGTGGCTTTCCCAGCCCGCTCACCTTCCCGGTGGAAGAACTGAAACAGATTATGAATGAAGTAATGGACAAAGAAGCCGCCATGGCCCTGCAATATGGCGCCACCGAAGGCGACATGCTGCTGCGCACTCTTTTGGCAAACCGCTACAAGAGCCAGGGCGTGGATGTAAGTGTGGACAACCTGATTATCACCACGGCTTCCCAGCAAGCTTTGGACCTCATTGCCAAGATGTTTATTGATCGCGGCGACTACGTGATCGTAGGTCTGCCCTCATATCTGGGCGGGCTATCCGCCTTCAATTCCTATGGCGCAAAAATGATCGGCATTCCCATGGATGATGAGGGAGAAGATCCCGCAATACTGGAAGCTGAATTGAAAAAGCTTCAGGCAATGGATAAGAAACCCAAATTTATCTATTTGATCCCGGATTTCCAGAACCCCGCCGGCGTTACCATGACCGAGCGTCGCAGAAAAGAGATCATCGCCCTGGCCCATAAATACGATGTACTTATTCTGGAAGACAGCCCCTACCGTGAGCTGCGTTATGAAGGCGAGACTCAAAAGACCATGTACGAACTGGACGGCACGGGGCATGTAATCATGCTTGGTACCTTCTCCAAGATCTTCTGCCCCGGTTTCCGTATCGGTTGGGTAGTGGGTCATGCAGATGTACTGGATAAAATTGTGGTGGGGAAACAAGCTACCGACCTCTGCACACCGCCCTTCACTCAGAGGATTGCCGCCCGCTACATCGAAAAAGGTCTTTTGGATCCCAAGATCGAAGACATCCGCAAGATGTATTCCGTGAAGCAGAAAGGCTTCCTGGCCGCTCTGAAACAGTACATGCCGGAAGAGATCACCTGGACTAAACCGGAAGGCGGCCTCTTTATGATGGCCTATGCTCCAAAACACCTGGATACAAACGCTCTGTTGCTGGATTGCATCAAGGAAGCGAATGTAGCTTATGTAGCCGGAACCTCTTTCTTCTGCGATGGCGGAGGTAATAACACCATGCGCCTGAATTTCTCTTATGAGACTCTGGAAAAGAACGAAGAAGGCGCAAAGCGTCTTGGTGACTTCTTCAAAAAAGTATTGGCAAAAAAGTAA
- a CDS encoding 4Fe-4S binding protein: MSNKVIKDRMGMIIKEEDTLAKMEVEPTEVKAPGEKDSPVLIYYNWCKKCGICVAFCPTGCLGLKSDGSPYVQAPEKCIHCETCDRLCPDFAITGAKEK, translated from the coding sequence ATGTCCAACAAAGTCATTAAAGACCGTATGGGCATGATCATCAAAGAGGAAGACACTCTGGCCAAGATGGAGGTGGAACCCACCGAAGTCAAAGCCCCCGGAGAGAAGGACTCCCCCGTATTGATCTATTACAATTGGTGCAAGAAATGCGGCATTTGCGTCGCATTCTGCCCTACCGGATGCCTGGGATTGAAGAGCGATGGCTCTCCCTATGTGCAAGCTCCGGAAAAATGTATCCATTGCGAAACCTGTGATCGCTTATGTCCTGATTTTGCCATCACCGGAGCGAAGGAGAAGTGA
- a CDS encoding 2-oxoacid:acceptor oxidoreductase subunit alpha, producing MLMKETSKVAKSTKKAETAVKVESKINELQNTRERKTVIMQGNEAVAYGALDAGVNFFAGYPITPSTEIAEILAAELPKRNGVFIQMEDEIASICAITGASLAGAKSLTATSGPGFSLMQEGIGFAKITETPCVVVNVQRMGPSTGMPTSPAQADIMQARWGSHGDSPAIVLYPDSVKESYELTIRAVNLAEKYRTCVILLLDEVLGHMRESVRLPDLANVRVINRIKPTVPPHWYKHYDENQKYLSPLASYGEGYRFHVTGLTHDAHGFPTNKSSEAAEMMERLRKKISYNIRDLVQIESHEMDDAKIAIFAAGITARAAKGAIAIARYEGIKVGLLRPLTIWPFPDDAVRKMLRNVETVIVPELNQGQLINEIRRLTKDKSDSNVLSIQRVNGQLITPNDILRKIKEVS from the coding sequence ATGTTGATGAAAGAAACAAGTAAGGTCGCAAAATCCACGAAGAAAGCCGAAACTGCGGTCAAAGTGGAAAGCAAGATCAACGAACTACAAAACACTCGCGAACGCAAGACCGTAATCATGCAAGGTAACGAAGCCGTAGCCTATGGAGCTTTGGATGCCGGCGTGAATTTCTTTGCCGGATATCCCATTACTCCTTCTACCGAGATTGCCGAGATATTGGCTGCTGAGCTTCCAAAGCGCAATGGCGTGTTTATCCAGATGGAAGATGAAATCGCCTCCATCTGCGCCATCACAGGTGCCTCTCTTGCCGGAGCCAAGTCTCTTACCGCCACCAGCGGCCCGGGCTTCTCCCTCATGCAAGAAGGTATCGGCTTTGCCAAGATCACCGAGACACCTTGTGTGGTAGTGAACGTGCAACGCATGGGCCCCTCCACCGGAATGCCGACCAGCCCCGCTCAGGCCGACATCATGCAAGCCCGCTGGGGTTCTCATGGCGATTCCCCGGCCATCGTGCTGTATCCGGATAGTGTAAAAGAAAGCTATGAACTCACCATCCGTGCCGTAAACCTGGCCGAAAAATACCGCACCTGCGTAATCCTGCTTCTGGATGAAGTCCTGGGACACATGCGTGAGTCCGTACGCCTGCCTGATTTGGCAAATGTGAGAGTAATCAACCGAATCAAACCCACAGTGCCTCCGCACTGGTATAAACACTATGATGAAAACCAAAAATACCTGTCGCCCCTGGCCAGTTATGGCGAAGGCTACAGGTTCCATGTAACCGGGCTCACCCACGATGCCCACGGTTTCCCCACAAACAAGAGCAGCGAAGCCGCCGAGATGATGGAGCGTCTGCGCAAAAAGATCTCTTACAATATCCGGGACCTCGTGCAGATCGAAAGCCACGAAATGGACGATGCCAAGATCGCCATCTTCGCGGCAGGTATTACTGCCCGTGCCGCCAAGGGAGCTATTGCCATAGCTCGTTATGAAGGCATCAAAGTAGGACTTCTGCGCCCGCTTACCATTTGGCCATTCCCGGATGACGCCGTGCGCAAAATGCTGCGCAATGTTGAGACCGTGATTGTCCCCGAACTCAATCAAGGCCAGCTGATTAACGAGATACGCCGCCTTACAAAAGACAAGAGCGACAGCAATGTGCTTAGCATTCAGAGGGTAAACGGTCAGTTGATCACACCCAACGACATTCTGCGCAAGATCAAGGAGGTAAGTTGA
- a CDS encoding 2-oxoacid:ferredoxin oxidoreductase subunit beta produces the protein MANIPQKIVHQYLRHDKKFPHVWCAGCSNGIVLGAIIRAIASLNLNRDDIVMVSGIGCSSRMPVYIDLNTLHTLHGRSIAFATGIKMHKPYMKVIVITGDGDCTAIGGNHLIHAARRNLDLSVILINNNIYGMTGGQCSPTTPHDAIATTAPYGNIEPDFNICELAMGAGASFVARTTAFHVQEMQNYIQASLEHPGFSLLEIISACPVIFGRLNKKGGAPQMMKEFRDNSIPLAAVDKLPPEQVQGKIIRGILRKDIKPEFCAAYADLVARVAPKGEDK, from the coding sequence ATGGCTAATATCCCGCAAAAAATAGTACATCAATACCTGCGCCACGACAAGAAGTTCCCTCACGTGTGGTGCGCCGGATGCAGCAATGGCATAGTACTGGGCGCCATTATCCGCGCCATTGCCTCCCTGAATCTGAACCGCGACGACATCGTGATGGTTTCCGGAATCGGCTGCTCCTCCCGTATGCCGGTCTATATAGACCTCAACACTCTGCATACCCTGCATGGACGTTCCATCGCCTTTGCAACAGGGATCAAGATGCATAAACCTTACATGAAGGTGATTGTGATCACCGGAGACGGAGACTGCACCGCGATCGGCGGAAACCACCTGATTCACGCTGCCCGCAGAAACCTCGACCTCAGCGTGATCTTGATCAACAACAACATCTATGGCATGACCGGCGGTCAATGTTCACCTACCACGCCGCATGATGCCATCGCCACCACCGCTCCTTATGGCAATATCGAGCCTGATTTCAACATCTGTGAGCTGGCAATGGGCGCCGGCGCCTCTTTCGTTGCCCGCACCACAGCCTTCCACGTACAGGAAATGCAGAATTACATTCAAGCTTCTCTGGAACATCCCGGATTCTCTTTGCTGGAAATAATCTCCGCTTGCCCCGTTATCTTCGGACGCCTCAATAAAAAGGGCGGAGCTCCGCAGATGATGAAGGAATTCAGGGACAACTCCATTCCTTTGGCAGCTGTGGACAAGCTTCCTCCGGAACAGGTGCAAGGCAAGATCATCCGCGGTATTCTGCGCAAGGACATCAAACCCGAATTCTGCGCCGCTTATGCCGATCTGGTGGCCAGAGTGGCTCCGAAAGGGGAGGATAAATGA
- a CDS encoding 2-oxoacid:acceptor oxidoreductase family protein: MNKSYEIRLSGSGGQGLILAGIILARAAVIDKHKVTQTQSYGPESRGGYSRADVIISDKEIYFPEATNFNCLLALTQEACDKYLFDLRDTGTLIIDTTFVKNLALAADNTYELPFTEIAQEQLGSTMSTNVLSLAFLVKVTQIVSETALETSLRETVKPAFVDMNIKAMKLGFKLADEYKK; this comes from the coding sequence ATGAACAAGAGTTACGAAATCCGTCTCTCCGGCAGTGGAGGTCAGGGACTGATCCTGGCCGGCATCATCCTCGCCCGCGCCGCAGTAATTGATAAGCACAAAGTTACTCAAACCCAGAGTTACGGTCCGGAATCCCGCGGCGGATACTCCCGCGCAGACGTGATAATCAGTGACAAAGAGATCTATTTCCCCGAAGCCACAAACTTCAATTGCCTGCTCGCCCTTACACAGGAAGCTTGCGACAAGTATCTCTTTGACTTGCGCGACACCGGTACCCTGATAATCGACACCACCTTCGTGAAAAACCTGGCTCTGGCTGCCGACAATACGTATGAGCTGCCCTTTACTGAGATTGCTCAAGAGCAGTTGGGCAGTACGATGTCCACGAACGTGCTATCTCTGGCTTTTCTGGTGAAAGTAACCCAGATTGTTAGCGAAACTGCTCTGGAAACATCGCTGCGTGAAACCGTGAAGCCTGCCTTTGTAGATATGAACATCAAGGCCATGAAGCTTGGCTTCAAGCTGGCCGATGAATACAAGAAATAA
- the mce gene encoding methylmalonyl-CoA epimerase: MVKHISHIGIAVKDLEAGIAFYQKLGLTLEGTEEVPSQMVKVAFFPVGNTRIELLAPTSEESPIAKFIEKKGEGIQHIAFAVEDLPDALKKSEEEGIRLIDKEPRPGAHGADIAFLHPKSTGGVLIELCKEKH, from the coding sequence ATGGTTAAGCACATCAGCCACATCGGAATAGCAGTGAAAGACCTGGAAGCCGGAATCGCCTTTTACCAAAAGCTGGGCCTCACCCTGGAAGGAACTGAGGAAGTGCCCTCACAGATGGTAAAAGTTGCCTTTTTCCCTGTTGGCAATACCAGAATTGAACTACTGGCACCTACTTCCGAAGAAAGCCCTATCGCCAAATTCATCGAGAAAAAAGGTGAAGGAATCCAACATATCGCCTTCGCAGTGGAAGATCTGCCCGATGCTCTCAAAAAATCTGAGGAAGAAGGCATCCGCCTCATCGATAAAGAACCCCGCCCCGGAGCGCATGGAGCCGATATCGCCTTCCTGCATCCAAAATCCACTGGTGGTGTCCTGATCGAACTCTGTAAAGAAAAACACTGA